A window of the Helianthus annuus cultivar XRQ/B chromosome 4, HanXRQr2.0-SUNRISE, whole genome shotgun sequence genome harbors these coding sequences:
- the LOC110936668 gene encoding F-box protein SKP2A isoform X1, which yields MSTMQGGKLMEFGGGRRVKREWQDIQTELLMKIVSLLDDRTVIVASGVCSGWRNAICSELTHLSLSCCIIVSYYVVSVAFMNFGPHVRCTNNMNNLVLSIVPNFTNLRVLTFRKKGEQPLLDDKSVETIANNCHELEDLDLSMNSRLGDRSLYALARGCPNLTNLNISCCSAFSEHGLDFLSRYCRKLKMLNLFGCYKAATNKALKAIGDNCRQLESINLGRCYEVGDAGVKNLAYGCPHLSVIDLSECFFITDESVIALANNCLHLRSLNLYYCIRITDRAMYALAHSRVKNKDEILWESVKSQYEEEGLMNLNISQCKDLTPPAVHAICDSFPALHTCQGTLNMHGCLKLTSVHCACASQLHHAIHPA from the exons ATGTCAACGATGCAAGGTGGTAAATTGATGGAGTTTGGGGGTGGGAGAAGGGTTAAGAGAGAGTGGCAGGACATTCAAACTGAACTGTTGATGAAGATCGTGTCTTTGTTGGATGATCGGACGGTGATCGTTGCATCAGGAGTTTGTAGTGGATGGAGAAATGCTATTTGCAGTGAACTTACTCATCTTTCACTCTCTTG TTGTATTATCGTTTCCTATTATGTCGTCTCGGTTGCATTTATGAACTTTGGCCCTCATGTAAGGTGCACAAACAACATGAACAACTTGGTGCTTTCTATTGTTCCAAACTTCACAAATCTAAGGGTTTTGACCTTTCGGAAAAAGGGTGAACAACCGCTGCTTGATGATAAATCAGTCGAGACCATTGCTAATAACTGTCATGAATTAGAGGATCTTGACCTCAGCATGAACTCTAGACTTGGTGATCGGTCCCTTTATGCTTTGGCCCGTGGTTGTCCCAACCTAACTAACCTTAATATCAGTTGCTGCTCAGCTTTTAGTGAGCATGGTCTTGACTTTCTTAGTCGTTACTGTAGAAAGTTGAAGATGTTGAACCTTTTTGGGTGTTATAAAGCGGCGACCAATAAGGCCCTGAAG GCTATTGGAGACAACTGTCGACAACTTGAGTCGATAAATCTTGGTCGGTGCTATGAAGTTGGAGATGCTGGAGTGAAGAATTTAGCTTATGGGTGTCCTCATCTCAGTGTTATTGACTTGTCTGAGTGTTTCTTTATAacag ATGAGAGTGTGATAGCTTTGGCAAACAATTGCTTGCATCTGAGGTCTCTTAATCTATACTACTGTATAAGAATCACAGATCGGGCAATGTATGCTTTGGCCCATAGCCGAGTAAAAAACAAAGATGAAATATTATGGGAATCAGTTAAAAGTCAATACGAGGAAGAAGGTCTCATGAACCTCAACATCAGTCAATGCAAGGATCTAACACCACCTGCTGTTCATGCAATCTGTGATTCGTTTCCCGCACTTCATACGTGCCAAGGTACTCTCAACATGCATGGCTGCTTGAAGTTAACCTCAGTCCACTGCGCATGTGCCTCTCAACTGCATCATGCCATTCACCCCGCTTAG
- the LOC110936668 gene encoding F-box protein SKP2A isoform X2, whose translation MSTMQGGKLMEFGGGRRVKREWQDIQTELLMKIVSLLDDRTVIVASGVCSGWRNAICSELTHLSLSWCTNNMNNLVLSIVPNFTNLRVLTFRKKGEQPLLDDKSVETIANNCHELEDLDLSMNSRLGDRSLYALARGCPNLTNLNISCCSAFSEHGLDFLSRYCRKLKMLNLFGCYKAATNKALKAIGDNCRQLESINLGRCYEVGDAGVKNLAYGCPHLSVIDLSECFFITDESVIALANNCLHLRSLNLYYCIRITDRAMYALAHSRVKNKDEILWESVKSQYEEEGLMNLNISQCKDLTPPAVHAICDSFPALHTCQGTLNMHGCLKLTSVHCACASQLHHAIHPA comes from the exons ATGTCAACGATGCAAGGTGGTAAATTGATGGAGTTTGGGGGTGGGAGAAGGGTTAAGAGAGAGTGGCAGGACATTCAAACTGAACTGTTGATGAAGATCGTGTCTTTGTTGGATGATCGGACGGTGATCGTTGCATCAGGAGTTTGTAGTGGATGGAGAAATGCTATTTGCAGTGAACTTACTCATCTTTCACTCTCTTG GTGCACAAACAACATGAACAACTTGGTGCTTTCTATTGTTCCAAACTTCACAAATCTAAGGGTTTTGACCTTTCGGAAAAAGGGTGAACAACCGCTGCTTGATGATAAATCAGTCGAGACCATTGCTAATAACTGTCATGAATTAGAGGATCTTGACCTCAGCATGAACTCTAGACTTGGTGATCGGTCCCTTTATGCTTTGGCCCGTGGTTGTCCCAACCTAACTAACCTTAATATCAGTTGCTGCTCAGCTTTTAGTGAGCATGGTCTTGACTTTCTTAGTCGTTACTGTAGAAAGTTGAAGATGTTGAACCTTTTTGGGTGTTATAAAGCGGCGACCAATAAGGCCCTGAAG GCTATTGGAGACAACTGTCGACAACTTGAGTCGATAAATCTTGGTCGGTGCTATGAAGTTGGAGATGCTGGAGTGAAGAATTTAGCTTATGGGTGTCCTCATCTCAGTGTTATTGACTTGTCTGAGTGTTTCTTTATAacag ATGAGAGTGTGATAGCTTTGGCAAACAATTGCTTGCATCTGAGGTCTCTTAATCTATACTACTGTATAAGAATCACAGATCGGGCAATGTATGCTTTGGCCCATAGCCGAGTAAAAAACAAAGATGAAATATTATGGGAATCAGTTAAAAGTCAATACGAGGAAGAAGGTCTCATGAACCTCAACATCAGTCAATGCAAGGATCTAACACCACCTGCTGTTCATGCAATCTGTGATTCGTTTCCCGCACTTCATACGTGCCAAGGTACTCTCAACATGCATGGCTGCTTGAAGTTAACCTCAGTCCACTGCGCATGTGCCTCTCAACTGCATCATGCCATTCACCCCGCTTAG